A region of Syngnathoides biaculeatus isolate LvHL_M chromosome 20, ASM1980259v1, whole genome shotgun sequence DNA encodes the following proteins:
- the LOC133493345 gene encoding toll-like receptor 1, with protein sequence MSPRGTGLALLVVALLAAGCTAAGLPGNQFEMCVTSRRRVADLSNQNLTSFPLNLPDTTEYLDVSHNPIQSISADAFPWLPLLCFLKATHCGLRVISPSVFRHTPALQVLDISSNELTIIPDISLPQLTVLDLSDNLYEAYQMPDCFRNLTNLQVLSLGSKAALSVNLNDFKPMTDIPLEHLVLGAGVPWQKYESGALGVLSLQKLSLFTNFCGNLSLFDSLLEDLNLTEASALRVVTLFSDDCNVTDDPFENLRSMPYVRNLTIENTWINSSFMEIFLKNLWLSSIENLSFVNVTYNEDTPDGFQFHPLNHSISLRSITFDKVNHYQYKYPTLNTSFKYASNLNYVKFSRTGMNILPCKVLSVMPILETLDVSDNLLTDLGFWWPPCSNASVFPKLKHLLLNKNRFSSLSFISGQTHEMKQLESLDLSFNSIYLDVSCKWPAHLIELNLGNNNLGNKVFQYLSPHFQRIYLSKTGITAITQEDLSRFPKLTHLHLSANSIQVLPELLDAPNLISFYMDQNTISSLSRYVFAGFPKLQLLQAGNNPFVCSCDLHWFLKDFNKSLLLDWPLHYSCSTPKQLKGLPLSEYKTSVISCEIWLQTTVAFSVFLFVATTLGLLFYKLDGAWYTKMLWVWIRVKRRGKKRSHLLKNTSFSYHAFISYSHQDAKFVISKLVPSLESVGISLCVHERDFVPGEFIIDNIINCVESSYKTLFLLSKHFVQSEWCNYELFFAQHRAINIQEDSLVFILLEPIPTDCLPKKYLRLRTLLQQQTYLEWPKEERKQQVFWASLKSMLRTADKSVVLRGVAVDLADSATLLTNQT encoded by the exons ATGTCGCCCCGAGG gacTGGCTTGGCCCTGTTGGTTGTTGCTCTGCTAGCAGCAGGCTGCACGGCAGCAGGGctgcctggcaaccaatttgAAATGTGCGTTACTTCAAGACGGAGAGTCGCAGACCTCTCCAATCAAAATCTAACATCCTTTCCCTTAAATCTGCCAGACACCACGGAATACTTGGACGTCTCTCACAACCCCATCCAAAGTATCAGCGCAGACGCTTTCCCTTGGCTGCCTCTGTTGTGTTTTCTGAAGGCGACTCATTGCGGGCTCAGGGTGATCTCTCCGAGTGTGTTTCGACACACTCCTGCCCTTCAAGTTCTCGATATATCCTCCAATGAACTAACAATCATTCCCGATATCTCACTGCCACAACTGACCGTGTTGGATTTATCCGATAATCTCTACGAGGCCTATCAGATGCCGGATTGTTTTCGAAACCTTACAAATCTACAAGTGCTGTCATTAGGAAGCAAAGCGGCTCTGTCAGTGAATTTAAATGACTTCAAACCTATGACGGACATCCCCTTGGAGCATTTGGTTCTGGGTGCAGGAGTTCCATGGCAAAAGTATGAATCGGGAGCGCTTGGGGTGTTGTCCCTGCAGAAGTTGTCGCTTTTCACTAACTTCTGTGGGAATTTGAGTTTGTTTGACAGCCTTCTGGAGGATCTGAATTTAACAGAGGCGAGTGCCTTAAGGGTTGTGACTTTGTTTTCGGATGACTGCAATGTCACTGATGACCCCTTCGAGAACCTGAGATCAATGCCCTATGTTCGAAACCTCACCATAGAAAACACCTGGATAAACAGCTCGTTCATGGAGATATTCTTAAAGAACCTTTGGCTGTCTTCAATTGAGAATCTCTCCTTTGTCAACGTCACGTACAACGAAGATACGCCTGATGGGTTTCAGTTTCACCCGCTCAATCACAGCATTAGTCTTCGCTCTATAACTTTTGATAAAGTGAATCATTATCAATACAAGTATCCTACACTCAACACAAGCTTCAAGTACGCTTCAAATCTGAACTATGTGAAATTTTCTAGGACCGGAATGAACATTTTACCCTGTAAAGTCTTATCTGTCATGCCAATATTGGAGACCTTGGACGTGTCAGACAACCTCCTGACTGATTTGGGTTTCTGGTGGCCTCCGTGCTCCAACGCTTCAGTTTTTCCCAAACTGAAGCACCTGTTGTTGAACAAGAACCGTTTCAGCAGTTTGTCCTTCATCTCGGGACAGACGCATGAAATGAAACAGCTGGAGTCCTTGGATTTGAGCTTCAATTCCATATACTTGGACGTCAGCTGCAAATGGCCCGCTCACTTGATTGAGCTCAATCTCGGGAATAACAATCTGGGCAACAAAGTTTTTCAGTACCTGTCACCACATTTCCAGCGAATTTACTTGTCAAAAACGGGAATAACTGCCATTACCCAAGAGGACCTGTCTCGGTTTCCCAAACTGACACACCTCCATCTCAGTGCTAACAGCATCCAAGTGCTCCCAGAACTACTCGATGCCCCAAACCTTATCAGTTTCTACATGGACCAGAACACGATCTCAAGTCTTTCTCGGTATGTCTTTGCGGGATTTCCGAAGCTTCAGCTCCTCCAAGCTGGGAACAATCCCTTCGTATGCTCATGTGACCTCCACTGGTTCCTCAAAGACTTTAACAAGTCTTTGCTCTTGGACTGGCCCTTGCACTATTCATGCAGCACGCCGAAACAGTTAAAGGGCCTGCCATTGTCCGAGTATAAAACCAGTGTGATCTCGTGCGaaatatggctccaaacaaCAGTGGCATTCTCGGTCTTCCTGTTCGTCGCAACAAccttgggcctgcttttctacAAACTGGATGGTGCGTGGTACACAAAGATGTTGTGGGTGTGGATTCGGGTGAAGAGGAGAGGCAAGAAGCGCTCGCATTTGCTGAAGAATACGTCATTTTCTTACCACGCGTTCATCTCCTACAGTCATCAGGATGCCAAGTTTGTGATCAGCAAACTGGTCCCGTCCTTGGAAAGCGTTGGGATTTCACTGTGTGTTCACGAACGTGATTTTGTGCCTGGTGAATTCATCATTGACAACATCATCAACTGCGTGGAGTCCAGCTACAAaaccctcttcctcctctccaaACATTTCGTCCAGAGCGAATGGTGCAACTACGAGCTGTTCTTTGCCCAGCACAGAGCCATCAACATCCAAGAGGACTCTTTGGTGTTCATCCTTTTGGAGCCCATCCCCACCGACTGCCTGCCCAAAAAGTACTTGCGACTGAGAACTTTGCTCCAGCAGCAGACGTACCTGGAGTGGCCGAAGGAGGAGCGCAAGCAGCAAGTCTTTTGGGCGAGTCTTAAATCCATGCTGCGTACGGCAGACAAATCTGTGGTTTTGAGGGGGGTGGCTGTGGATCTTGCAGATTCAGCAACACTACTTACTAATCAGACTTAA
- the mkrn1 gene encoding probable E3 ubiquitin-protein ligase makorin-1 isoform X1: MAEAAAASTAASAISGGWTKHVTCRYFLHGLCKEGDNCRYSHNLTNSKPAAAMLCKFYQKGNCAFGERCRFEHHSPSQDELPTPEPLPSTSRASQPDPELSGPTPGLGAQDWVNAAEFVPGQPYCGRAELANAPSSVPLIEELDSGGKEPQKQLCPYAAVGECRYGLNCVYLHGDVCDMCGLQVLHPTDLNQRSEHTKACIEAHEKDMEISFAVQRSKDMMCGVCMEVVFEKSNPSERRFGILSNCSHCYCLKCIRRWRSARQFESRIIKSCPECRITSNFVIPSEFWVEDKEEKQKLIQTYKEGMGGKPCRYFDEGRGTCPFGSNCFYKHAFPDGRLEEVQPPRRQTGSSIRNRSTPHTQLWDILGERESGDSFDNDDEEMVTFELSEMLLMLLAAGTDEEVTDSEDEWDLFHEELDDIYEIYL; the protein is encoded by the exons ATGGCGGAAGCAGCTGCAGCGTCCACAGCGGCCTCAGCGATATCAGGAGGTTGGACCAAACACGTAACTTGCAG GTATTTTTTGCACGGTCTATGCAAAGAAGGCGACAACTGTCGATATTCTCACAATCTGACCAACAGCAAGCCGGCTGCAGCCATGCTTTGCAAGTTCTACCAGAAGGGAAACTGCGCCTTCGGGGAGCGGTGCAG GTTCGAGCACCACAGTCCGTCACAAGATGAGCTGCCGACACCTGAGCCGTTGCCTTCCACCTCCCGAGCCAGCCAGCCCGATCCGGAGCTCAGTGGGCCGACTCCTGGCCTAGGGGCACAAGATTGGGTCAACGCCGCGGAATTTGTGCCGGGGCAGCCGTACTGTGGGCGCG CGGAGTTGGCGAACGCGCCAAGCTCCGTCCCCCTCATCGAGGAGTTGGACAGCGGCGGCAAAGAGCCACAGAAGCAGCTGTGTCCGTACGCCGCCGTGGGCGAGTGCCGCTACGGCCTCAACTGCGTCTACCTCCACGGCGACGTGTGCGACATGTGCGGCCTCCAGGTGCTGCACCCCACCGACCTCAACCAGCGCTCGGAGCACACCAAG GCATGCATCGAGGCCCACGAGAAAGACATGGAGATCTCGTTCGCCGTCCAGCGCAGCAAGGACATGATGTGCGGCGTGTGCATGGAGGTGGTGTTCGAGAAAAGCAACCCGAGCGAGCGCCGCTTCGGCATCCTCTCCAACTGCAGCCACTGCTACTGCCTAAAGTGCATCCGTAGGTGGCGGAGCGCCCGGCAGTTTGAGAGCAGAATCATCAA ATCTTGCCCAGAATGTCGAatcacatccaactttgtcatCCCGAGCGAGTTCTGGGTGGAAGACAAGGAGGAAAAGCAGAAACTCATCCAGACGTACAAGGAAGGCATGGG GGGTAAACCGTGTCGATACTTCGACGAGGGCCGCGGAACGTGTCCTTTCGGCTCCAACTGCTTCTACAAGCACGCTTTTCCTGACGGGCGTCTGGAGGAGGTTCAGCCTCCGCGGCGGCAGACCGGGTCCAGCATCAGAAACCGG AGCACACCACACACGCAACTCTGGGACATCCTGGGCGAGCGAGAAAGCGGCGACTCGTTCGACAACGACGACGAGGAGATGGTCACGTTCGAGCTGAGCGAGATGCTCCTCATGCTGCTCGCCGCCGGCACCGACGAGGAGGTGACCGACTCCGAGGACGAGTGGGACTTGTTTCACGAGGAATTAGATGATATTTACGAAATTTACCTATAG
- the mkrn1 gene encoding probable E3 ubiquitin-protein ligase makorin-1 isoform X2, giving the protein MADKGKAVDLVSTLTENECICTALYFLHGLCKEGDNCRYSHNLTNSKPAAAMLCKFYQKGNCAFGERCRFEHHSPSQDELPTPEPLPSTSRASQPDPELSGPTPGLGAQDWVNAAEFVPGQPYCGRAELANAPSSVPLIEELDSGGKEPQKQLCPYAAVGECRYGLNCVYLHGDVCDMCGLQVLHPTDLNQRSEHTKACIEAHEKDMEISFAVQRSKDMMCGVCMEVVFEKSNPSERRFGILSNCSHCYCLKCIRRWRSARQFESRIIKSCPECRITSNFVIPSEFWVEDKEEKQKLIQTYKEGMGGKPCRYFDEGRGTCPFGSNCFYKHAFPDGRLEEVQPPRRQTGSSIRNRSTPHTQLWDILGERESGDSFDNDDEEMVTFELSEMLLMLLAAGTDEEVTDSEDEWDLFHEELDDIYEIYL; this is encoded by the exons ATGGCCGATAAGGGGAAAGCCGTTGACCTTGTTTCCACTTTaacggaaaatgaatgcatATGTACCGCTTT GTATTTTTTGCACGGTCTATGCAAAGAAGGCGACAACTGTCGATATTCTCACAATCTGACCAACAGCAAGCCGGCTGCAGCCATGCTTTGCAAGTTCTACCAGAAGGGAAACTGCGCCTTCGGGGAGCGGTGCAG GTTCGAGCACCACAGTCCGTCACAAGATGAGCTGCCGACACCTGAGCCGTTGCCTTCCACCTCCCGAGCCAGCCAGCCCGATCCGGAGCTCAGTGGGCCGACTCCTGGCCTAGGGGCACAAGATTGGGTCAACGCCGCGGAATTTGTGCCGGGGCAGCCGTACTGTGGGCGCG CGGAGTTGGCGAACGCGCCAAGCTCCGTCCCCCTCATCGAGGAGTTGGACAGCGGCGGCAAAGAGCCACAGAAGCAGCTGTGTCCGTACGCCGCCGTGGGCGAGTGCCGCTACGGCCTCAACTGCGTCTACCTCCACGGCGACGTGTGCGACATGTGCGGCCTCCAGGTGCTGCACCCCACCGACCTCAACCAGCGCTCGGAGCACACCAAG GCATGCATCGAGGCCCACGAGAAAGACATGGAGATCTCGTTCGCCGTCCAGCGCAGCAAGGACATGATGTGCGGCGTGTGCATGGAGGTGGTGTTCGAGAAAAGCAACCCGAGCGAGCGCCGCTTCGGCATCCTCTCCAACTGCAGCCACTGCTACTGCCTAAAGTGCATCCGTAGGTGGCGGAGCGCCCGGCAGTTTGAGAGCAGAATCATCAA ATCTTGCCCAGAATGTCGAatcacatccaactttgtcatCCCGAGCGAGTTCTGGGTGGAAGACAAGGAGGAAAAGCAGAAACTCATCCAGACGTACAAGGAAGGCATGGG GGGTAAACCGTGTCGATACTTCGACGAGGGCCGCGGAACGTGTCCTTTCGGCTCCAACTGCTTCTACAAGCACGCTTTTCCTGACGGGCGTCTGGAGGAGGTTCAGCCTCCGCGGCGGCAGACCGGGTCCAGCATCAGAAACCGG AGCACACCACACACGCAACTCTGGGACATCCTGGGCGAGCGAGAAAGCGGCGACTCGTTCGACAACGACGACGAGGAGATGGTCACGTTCGAGCTGAGCGAGATGCTCCTCATGCTGCTCGCCGCCGGCACCGACGAGGAGGTGACCGACTCCGAGGACGAGTGGGACTTGTTTCACGAGGAATTAGATGATATTTACGAAATTTACCTATAG
- the tmem121b gene encoding transmembrane protein 121B yields the protein MIAEIPKNNSKAFQSSATLSSDSPVSSSPSPEAGRLLSRRRDARTTTTGGGVSGTHTGESDSIRPLVSTGLIMTSTEFAHAGAPLMAPRSTRSLLYKILCFLLLVLQGGVLDFYLIAFTDLYWCSWIATDLVVLSGWAIFFVKNARGKRERACGFHQKGSAYGGCNLGEFTYAYLAWLVHVIACTPKVALVLETSILDLVAAKVPCGLTGFKIVTLLSAPLLFCLINAIIEDVNGATRHRSHSCFTSTCLDLVDSFSLVEALLRSEIPTPYLKYTVISVYFVALAAPVVWLYELTASELRCRWLWARFFSAGLLVNAPLLVVRCFQVYVDDGPVSVLMFKNVFFLVSTLLELAEQCVAVCGVRRRLTGGNHHHNQAHFSHGVSENDMCPHGYVNTLAVAQS from the coding sequence ATGATCGCAGAAATTCCCAAAAACAATTCCAAGGCATTCCAATCCTCCGCGACTCTCAGCTCCGACTCTCCCGTCTCCTCGTCTCCTTCCCCGGAAGCCGGCCGGCtgctgagcaggaggcgggacgcgcgcaccaccaccaccggcgGCGGCGTCAGCGGCACCCACACGGGGGAGAGCGACAGCATCCGACCGCTGGTGTCCACCGGCCTCATCATGACATCGACCGAGTTCGCCCACGCCGGCGCCCCGCTCATGGCCCCCCGCTCCACGCGCAGCCTCCTCTACAAGATCCTGTGCTTCCTGCTGCTCGTCTTGCAAGGCGGCGTGCTGGACTTCTACCTGATCGCCTTCACCGACCTGTACTGGTGCTCGTGGATCGCCACGGACCTGGTGGTGCTCTCCGGCTGGGCCATTTTCTTCGTCAAGAACGCCAGGGGAAAGCGGGAGCGGGCCTGCGGTTTCCACCAGAAGGGCTCCGCGTACGGCGGTTGCAACCTGGGCGAGTTCACCTACGCCTACCTGGCGTGGCTCGTTCATGTCATCGCGTGCACCCCCAAGGTGGCGCTCGTCCTGGAGACCTCCATCCTGGACCTGGTCGCCGCCAAGGTGCCGTGCGGGCTCACGGGCTTCAAGATCGTCACCTTGCTCTCCGCCCCGCTGCTTTTCTGCCTCATCAACGCCATCATCGAGGACGTGAACGGGGCCACCCGGCACCGCTCCCACAGCTGTTTCACCTCCACCTGCCTGGATCTCGTCGACAGCTTCTCCCTGGTGGAGGCGCTGCTCCGGAGCGAGATCCCGACCCCGTACCTCAAGTACACCGTCATCTCGGTGTACTTCGTGGCCCTGGCCGCTCCCGTCGTGTGGCTGTACGAGCTCACCGCGTCGGAGCTCCGGTGCCGCTGGCTGTGGGCTCGCTTCTTCTCCGCGGGGCTCCTGGTCAACGCGCCGCTGCTGGTGGTGCGCTGCTTCCAGGTGTACGTGGACGACGGCCCCGTATCGGTGCTCATGTTCAAGAACGTCTTCTTCCTGGTGTCCACGCTGCTGGAGCTCGCCGAGCAGTGCGTGGCCGTATGCGGCGTCCGCCGGAGGCTGACCGGGGGGAACCACCACCACAACCAGGCCCACTTCTCGCACGGGGTGTCCGAGAACGACATGTGTCCGCACGGATACGTCAACACCCTGGCCGTCGCCCAGTCCTAG
- the il17ra1a gene encoding interleukin 17 receptor A1a, whose product MRLYGGFLAFMCVSLSSALTTLTSASLNCSQQGLRCSVSFSNCLIDSEMLKVREYTPSGPLGLSVSVTTVQDEAGALQPVLVANWTIRDDGSISFLKATELHVMKMATNENLCVRYAFKNKLPMRNLHDDKWSFSANMVVLDPEHGYWVSVFNIPKPEVGHSDYDVSENVVVPGCQDTEMSITQYCIERGSLWKSNISLVPSAKLGEALSVSFSPDPLCDEYVVIVNCASTQHVDRAYRVNRTRLNVTFSLNKWPRFCCQFDVSIKPMFQKCGQDCTRHKKTLHICPAKPTDPPEAPQYTPVIVCMVLLCAGIFAVFMYILCRKPGNTGGALAAAGDEKPKQHQQQIQQTPKVLVIYSQDHRLYRDVVLKLCAFLRAKCGAEVLIDLLDTTSLGMIGRLCWLEWQRQQLKNPTDKVLVLCSRGVQAKWRAMCGQRRVILKEDLLSPTDDMLTPFLNLFLPDLHQARKHGKYMVAYFSDISSERDVPSVFDIAVKYTLMKHFEELYFGLLDIEKYQPGLVNHIEGIGRDEYFNCPSGKALKNAIETFQAYQIENPDWFENECIHSEEDLLMEADPLIDQWQASPVLECLPLIRNGLPVYSCEAEIRENGSRVQVLNPELNPNIQHLSVAELLPLMDPAYNHQQQSVPPHPCPQKSAQSVLLANPVLSGQHCPPAERRQIGQVPEENEDAWPSGSTVLKSKESNSRELARPSMENPPQNQTRHPVAVPDNEASEEGSNSASDLGYISKMPSPLVAPDKEDPLVALARLQEELFLQTLDSSEFKL is encoded by the exons ATGAGGCTTTATGGGGGATTTTTGGCGTTCATGTGCGTGTCGCTGTCGTCCGCGTTGACTACTTTGACGTCCGCTTCATTGAACTGCTCGCAGCAG GGCTTGAGGTGCAGCGTCAGTTTCA GTAACTGCCTCATAGATAGCGAAATGCTGAAAGTGAGGGAGTACACGCCGAGTGGGCCACTGGGGTTGTCGGTGTCCGTGACGACGGTCCAGGATGAAGCGGGAGCTCTCCAGCCTGTCCTGGTCGCCAACTGGACCATCAGGGATGATG GCAGCATCAGTTTCCTGAAAGCCACCGAGCTCCATGTTATGAAGATGGCCACCAATGAGAACCTCTGCGTCAGATATgcctttaaaaacaaactccCGATGAGGAATCTACATGACGACAAG TGGTCGTTCTCGGCAAATATGGTGGTGTTGGACCCTGAACATGGGTATTGGGTTTCTGTCTTCAATATCCCCAAGCCAGAAGTGGGCCACAGTGACTATGACGTCAGCGAGAATGTTGTTGTTCCAG GTTGTCAAGACACAGAGATGTCGATAACCCAGTATTGCATCGAGAGAG GAAGTCTTTGGAAGTCCAATATCAGCCTGGTTCCATCAGCCAAACTAGGGGAGGCTTTGTCAGTCAGCTTCAGTCCCGACCCGCTATGTGACGAGTACGTGGTTATTGTAAACTGCGCCTCCACCCAACACGTTGACCGTGCATACAGG GTCAACCGGACACGCCTGAACGTAACGTTCAGCCTCAACAAATGGCCCAGATTTTGCTGCCAGTTTGACGTCTCG ATAAAGCCGATGTTTCAAAAATGTGGCCAAGACTGCACCCGTCACAAGAAAACGCTGCACATTTGTCCAG CCAAGCCCACTGATCCTCCAGAAGCTCCTCAATATACACCAGTTATTGTGTGCATGGTGCTCCTATGTGCTGGGATTTTTGCCGTTTTTATGTACATCCTGTGCAGGAAGCCAG GCAATACCGGTGGTGCCTTGGCTGCAGCGGGAGACGAGAAACCAAAACAACACCAGCAGCAAATTCAACAAACTCCGAAAGTTCTTGTAATCTACTCCCAAGACCACCGTCTCTACAGGGACGTAGTGTTGAAGCTGTGCGCATTTCTCCGGGCTAAATGCGGCGCCGAGGTTCTCATAGACCTGCTCGACACCACTTCGCTGGGCATGATCGGCCGCCTCTGCTGGCTGGAGTGGCAACGGCAGCAGCTGAAGAATCCCACCGACAAGGTCTTGGTGCTCTGCTCACGAGGCGTTCAGGCCAAGTGGCGAGCCATGTGCGGCCAACGACGCGTAATACTGAAAGAAGACCTTCTATCGCCTACAGACGACATGCTCACCCCCTTTCTGAACCTCTTCCTTCCCGACCTGCACCAAGCGCGCAAGCATGGCAAGTACATGGTGGCTTACTTCAGTGACATCAGCAGCGAACGGGACGTCCCGTCAGTTTTTGACATTGCCGTGAAATACACGTTGATGAAGCACTTTGAGGAGCTGTACTTCGGCCTCCTGGACATAGAGAAATACCAGCCGGGTCTGGTCAACCACATCGAGGGCATAGGCAGGGACGAATACTTCAACTGTCCCTCGGGTAAAGCCCTCAAGAATGCCATTGAGACCTTCCAGGCATACCAGATAGAAAACCCCGATTGGTTTGAGAATGAATGTATTCATAGCGAGGAAGACCTCCTGATGGAGGCCGATCCGCTCATTGACCAGTGGCAGGCCTCACCAGTTTTAGAGTGCCTTCCTCTCATCAGAAACGGACTTCCTGTCTATAGTTGTGAGGCAGAAATAAGGGAGAACGGAAGCAGAGTTCAAGTCTTAAACCCAGAACTGAACCCAAATATCCAGCACTTGTCAGTGGCCGAACTTCTACCTCTCATGGACCCTGCGTACAACCACCAGCAACAGTCAGTCCCGCCTCACCCTTGTCCACAAAAGAGTGCTCAATCTGTTTTATTAGCTAATCCTGTTTTGTCAGGACAGCACTGTCCACCGGCTGAGAGGAGGCAGATAGGTCAGGTTCCAGAGGAGAATGAGGACGCGTGGCCAAGCGGGTCCACGGTCCTGAAGTCCAAGGAATCAAATTCACGAGAGTTAGCTCGTCCAAGCATGGAGAATCCCCCTCAGAACCAAACCAGACATCCTGTGGCGGTGCCTGACAATGAGGCCAGTGAAGAGGGTTCGAACAGTGCATCTGATCTGGGCTACATCTCCAAAATGCCATCCCCACTTGTAGCTCCCGACAAGGAGGATCCGCTAGTGGCTCTGGCAAGGCTACAAGAGGAACTGTTTCTGCAAACTCTGGATAGCTCAGAGTTTAAGCTCTAG
- the rergla gene encoding ras-related and estrogen-regulated growth inhibitor-like protein — MNEIKIAVLGSEGVGKSALIVRFFTKRFIGEYASASECIYRKRLTMDGKQMNLELYEPSSQSFQVKLTLNDQIHWADGFIVVYDISDRSSFLAARSLVKHIRERRLGSAKRDAESLIFVVGNKRDLCHMREVGCEEGRRLAGEFRCQFHELSAAEHHQEVALIFSKAVQSAGGKGKASRRRSSGSKSVAKLINNVFGKRRKSV; from the exons ATGAACGAAATCAAGATCGCCGTGCTTGGAAGTGAAGGAGTCGGAAAGTCAG CCCTGATTGTGCGGTTCTTCACTAAACGCTTTATTGGAGAATATGCGTCAGCTTCAG AATGCATCTACAGAAAGCGGCTGACGATGGACGGGAAGCAGATGAATCTGGAGCTCTACGAGCCGTCCTCTCAG TCCTTTCAGGTTAAATTAACTCTCAACGACCAAATTCACTGGGCTGACGGGTTCATCGTGGTCTACGATATTAGCGACCGCTCATCCTTTCTTGCCGCCAGAAGCTTAGTGAAGCACATCAGGGAGCGCCGCTTGGGATCGGCCAAACG GGATGCCGAGTCGCTTATATTCGTGGTGGGCAACAAGCGCGACCTGTGCCACATGCGGGAGGTGGGCTGCGAAGAAGGCCGGCGCCTGGCGGGCGAATTCCGCTGCCAGTTCCACGAGCTGTCGGCGGCCGAGCACCACCAGGAGGTGGCGCTCATATTCTCAAAGGCGGTGCAGAGCGCCGGCGGAAAGGGGAAAGCGAGCAGGAGACGCTCGAGCGGTTCGAAGTCTGTGGCCAAACTCATCAACAACGTTTTTGGCAAGAGGAGGAAGTCGGTGTGA